One segment of Bacillus alkalisoli DNA contains the following:
- a CDS encoding cytochrome c oxidase subunit II, which produces MKMRCDEVVWLVVSFGILIGAMFITGYQTFALGMGPPSGMETIDPQKVDETAPFDNPGLKQIGDNEYELVMTLQIFSFTPNNIEIPAGATVHFIMTSKDVIHGIQVAGTNMNAMVTPGHIQRITQKFDTPGEYLVLCNEYCGVGHQLMATTITVK; this is translated from the coding sequence ATGAAAATGCGTTGCGATGAAGTAGTGTGGTTAGTGGTAAGTTTCGGAATTTTAATTGGAGCAATGTTCATTACTGGTTACCAAACGTTTGCATTAGGAATGGGGCCGCCGAGTGGAATGGAAACGATTGATCCACAAAAAGTGGACGAAACAGCACCGTTCGATAATCCTGGACTAAAGCAAATTGGTGACAACGAATATGAATTAGTCATGACATTACAAATTTTTAGTTTTACCCCTAATAACATTGAAATTCCAGCCGGTGCAACCGTTCATTTTATTATGACTTCTAAAGATGTTATTCACGGTATTCAAGTGGCAGGTACAAATATGAATGCGATGGTAACACCGGGACATATCCAAAGAATCACGCAAAAATTCGACACTCCTGGTGAATATTTAGTTTTATGCAATGAATATTGCGGTGTTGGTCATCAACTGATGGCAACAACCATCACGGTGAAATAG
- the hmpA gene encoding NO-inducible flavohemoprotein yields MTTSTTALDARTIEIVKSTVPVLAEHGEAITKRFYEMMFMNHPELLNVFNHANQKQGKQPRALANTVYAAAQYIENLEAIIPVVKQIAHKHRSLEIKAEQYPIVGKHLLLAIKDVLGEAATDEIIDAWGKAYGVIADVFIQVEKEMYEEAAALNGGWNGFREFVIDKKVIESDVITSFYLKAKDGEAISSFVPGQYISVRCKIEGEQYTHIRQYSLSDAPGKDYYRISVKREEGAEHIPGGVASNFLHEHIQVGDVIEVTAPAGDFVLDVNSNEPVVLISGGVGLTPMISMLNMIAEKQPERKVTFIHAAINGNTHAMHEHVKEVAGANENVNYFVCYEKPTEEDRLKGEFDKESFVDKEWLKSVVGENIDGTFYFCGPVPFMKSVNQSLRDLGIPTEKVHFEFFGPADQLN; encoded by the coding sequence ATGACAACTTCTACAACAGCTTTAGATGCAAGAACAATTGAAATTGTAAAGTCGACTGTACCTGTTTTAGCAGAACACGGGGAAGCAATTACAAAACGCTTTTACGAAATGATGTTTATGAACCACCCGGAATTACTAAATGTGTTTAACCACGCGAACCAAAAGCAAGGGAAGCAACCACGAGCACTTGCGAATACGGTATATGCGGCTGCACAATACATTGAGAACTTAGAAGCAATTATTCCTGTTGTAAAACAGATTGCACATAAACATAGAAGTTTAGAAATTAAAGCAGAACAATACCCGATTGTGGGAAAACACCTTCTTTTAGCGATAAAAGATGTATTAGGTGAGGCTGCTACTGATGAAATTATTGATGCTTGGGGTAAAGCGTACGGAGTGATTGCAGATGTATTTATTCAAGTGGAAAAAGAAATGTATGAAGAAGCTGCAGCACTAAATGGTGGCTGGAATGGCTTTAGAGAATTTGTTATTGATAAGAAAGTAATAGAAAGCGATGTTATTACTTCTTTCTACTTAAAAGCTAAAGATGGGGAAGCTATTTCCTCTTTCGTACCTGGTCAATATATTAGCGTTCGTTGCAAAATCGAAGGTGAACAGTACACACATATCCGCCAATACAGCTTATCGGATGCACCTGGAAAAGACTACTACCGCATTAGTGTAAAACGTGAAGAAGGTGCGGAACACATTCCTGGTGGTGTTGCGTCTAACTTCTTACATGAACACATTCAGGTTGGAGATGTTATTGAGGTAACTGCACCAGCTGGAGATTTTGTGCTAGACGTTAATAGTAACGAGCCTGTTGTATTAATTAGTGGCGGGGTTGGATTAACACCGATGATTAGTATGCTGAATATGATCGCGGAAAAACAACCTGAGCGTAAAGTTACATTCATACATGCAGCAATAAACGGTAACACGCACGCGATGCATGAGCATGTAAAAGAGGTAGCTGGTGCAAATGAAAATGTTAACTATTTTGTTTGCTATGAAAAGCCGACAGAAGAAGACCGTTTAAAAGGTGAATTTGATAAAGAAAGTTTTGTAGACAAAGAGTGGTTGAAATCGGTAGTTGGTGAAAACATCGATGGCACTTTCTACTTCTGTGGCCCTGTGCCGTTTATGAAATCTGTTAATCAGTCATTGAGAGATTTAGGAATACCGACTGAGAAAGTTCATTTTGAATTTTTTGGTCCTGCGGATCAATTGAACTAA
- a CDS encoding GGDEF domain-containing protein: MYEAIQSILTNIAIIFVMHLFINLLIVNRENLTRPILFPVGIISITSLAVISIMYFPIHFGEFRFDLRLIPLVILGFKWGWKYAIPTLIITGLWRLNIGGEGAILGVIFGMTLPILVSLLFHRWKKAQLSIATVLYIVTFAWLVSDVPMIFILPDGFTFFTEYAFYRYVSLLFTTLALAFFIKSAEKEIDLKEQLKFYAEHDSLTGLYNVRRFEKMVQLTPKSKKEEREYIAMLDIDHFKKINDTFGHISGDIILRRFSEIILEHTLEKNKHSIVGRYGGEEFIIHVKGENEEEIRNFAESLIKKVENSEFLTKDSTVIRVTVSIGLAELDKEDNLYKTIALADRALYEAKNKGRNQYIIWNN; the protein is encoded by the coding sequence ATGTATGAAGCTATACAATCGATCCTGACCAACATAGCAATTATTTTTGTTATGCACCTATTTATTAATCTATTAATTGTAAATAGAGAGAATTTAACACGTCCTATTCTATTTCCTGTCGGTATCATTTCTATTACAAGCTTAGCCGTCATAAGCATTATGTACTTTCCCATTCATTTCGGAGAATTTCGCTTTGATTTGCGATTAATCCCCCTTGTTATTCTAGGTTTTAAATGGGGATGGAAATACGCTATACCAACGTTAATCATTACGGGCCTTTGGCGTTTAAATATAGGAGGAGAAGGTGCCATTCTTGGAGTGATTTTCGGGATGACGTTGCCTATTCTTGTTTCCTTACTATTTCATAGATGGAAGAAAGCTCAATTAAGTATAGCTACAGTTCTTTATATAGTTACATTCGCGTGGCTTGTGTCAGATGTGCCAATGATTTTTATTTTGCCGGATGGATTTACTTTTTTTACAGAATATGCATTTTATCGATATGTTTCCTTGTTATTCACAACACTTGCTCTTGCATTTTTTATTAAAAGCGCAGAAAAAGAAATAGATCTTAAGGAACAACTTAAATTCTACGCAGAACATGATTCTTTAACAGGATTATATAATGTTAGACGTTTTGAAAAAATGGTGCAATTGACACCTAAAAGTAAGAAAGAAGAAAGAGAATACATCGCAATGTTGGACATTGACCATTTCAAGAAAATAAATGACACGTTCGGGCATATTAGTGGAGATATAATATTAAGAAGATTTTCAGAAATTATTTTAGAGCATACGCTTGAAAAAAATAAACATTCAATTGTCGGAAGATATGGTGGAGAAGAATTCATTATCCATGTTAAAGGGGAAAATGAAGAAGAAATCCGAAATTTTGCCGAGTCATTAATAAAAAAAGTTGAAAATAGTGAATTTCTAACGAAGGACTCTACCGTCATACGAGTCACTGTTTCTATCGGATTGGCAGAGTTAGACAAAGAAGATAATTTATATAAAACAATTGCCCTAGCTGATAGAGCGTTATATGAAGCGAAAAATAAAGGGCGTAACCAATACATAATTTGGAATAATTAA
- a CDS encoding DUF3231 family protein, protein MNKNEINLTATEMSYLWSAYQSQSLNRCLLKYFDEIVEDEEIKKVNTQSLQHCVSYLEEIRTIFDAENFPIPIGFSVEEDVHLNATRLYTDPFILYFQWFFGKGNLTFGSVALNTLAREDAFTFFERFIREGVQTLRSSRELLLNKGLWIRSPYIPVPENVDTVKRESFFDGWIGEQRPLVGVEIANLFYNILTNSIGVALMNSFIQTTKNKELKAYLLRGKEIALKHIDVLSTSLQKEELPVPSAWNAGITDSNEAPFSDKLILNLVCLLNAQGVSNYGVAISTTMRRDLGLNFNRLSEEVLKYAEDGTEILIKYEWLESPPQAPRYNGK, encoded by the coding sequence ATGAACAAGAATGAGATCAACTTAACCGCAACGGAAATGAGTTATTTATGGTCAGCATATCAAAGTCAAAGTTTAAATAGATGCTTATTGAAGTATTTTGATGAAATAGTAGAAGACGAAGAAATAAAGAAAGTTAATACACAATCGTTACAACATTGTGTGTCCTATTTAGAAGAGATACGAACCATCTTTGATGCGGAAAACTTTCCAATCCCGATTGGTTTTTCAGTTGAAGAAGATGTTCATCTTAACGCGACAAGGCTTTATACCGACCCGTTTATTCTTTATTTTCAATGGTTCTTTGGTAAAGGCAACTTAACATTTGGTTCCGTTGCTCTAAACACATTAGCTCGGGAAGATGCTTTCACTTTCTTTGAAAGGTTTATTCGAGAAGGTGTACAAACGTTAAGGTCATCAAGAGAACTACTGTTAAATAAAGGCCTATGGATACGCTCGCCATACATACCTGTTCCAGAAAACGTCGATACCGTGAAACGAGAAAGTTTTTTCGATGGCTGGATCGGGGAGCAACGACCACTTGTAGGTGTGGAAATAGCGAATCTTTTCTACAATATCCTTACAAACTCTATTGGAGTCGCATTAATGAATAGCTTTATCCAAACAACAAAAAACAAAGAGTTAAAAGCGTACTTACTTAGAGGAAAAGAGATTGCCTTAAAACATATTGACGTTCTATCAACTTCCCTACAAAAAGAAGAATTGCCTGTGCCGTCTGCTTGGAATGCAGGTATTACTGATTCTAACGAGGCGCCTTTTTCTGATAAACTTATTTTAAACTTAGTTTGTTTATTAAATGCCCAAGGTGTATCAAATTACGGTGTTGCGATATCTACAACGATGAGACGGGATTTAGGTCTTAATTTTAATCGTTTGTCAGAAGAAGTATTGAAATATGCAGAAGACGGAACCGAGATACTAATTAAATATGAGTGGTTGGAAAGTCCCCCACAAGCCCCTAGATATAATGGAAAGTAA
- a CDS encoding MFS transporter, with protein MSEEMKIRRATYHLYTFMISKLTSTFGAQVYTFAISFYILQLTGSAASFAINLICGILPRTIVGPFAGAIIDRYSKKMIVIIAQIATTLTIAGLLIVTLTQGLSLISIYVTTSILSLTSTFSGIAFTSSITALIDKGRIQRAMSLNQMAVSFASIGSPAVGGMLYGTVSIPVFLIIYIVASTIAVILESTMDFKLFASVKDNIHDKKETMWQSMKAGLGYLKLQPIILVIMWLGLMVNFLFGAFEVGYSFILIEKLKIEAQHFGFTQGAFSLGMILMSIYFSIRKEIRFPMLVSKWGIVSIGFIIASVSIPLVLDLSYGLIVGFYMILMFTFGSCIMLINTPLQVMLQKTIDDDYKGRVFSIIETMSMALMPLGMVLYGFLYDILPAQWVLIVSAVLLITLTLILARPSVVRTLHPELEQETKQVLKSVG; from the coding sequence ATGAGTGAAGAAATGAAGATTAGAAGAGCCACGTATCACCTTTATACATTTATGATTAGTAAGTTAACATCAACTTTTGGTGCGCAAGTGTATACATTCGCGATTAGCTTCTACATCTTACAACTAACAGGATCAGCAGCGAGTTTTGCCATAAATTTAATTTGCGGTATTTTACCACGTACGATTGTTGGCCCATTCGCAGGGGCCATCATTGACCGCTACTCCAAAAAGATGATTGTCATCATCGCCCAAATAGCAACCACCTTAACAATTGCCGGACTTCTTATCGTGACCTTAACACAAGGTTTATCCTTAATATCAATCTATGTTACTACGAGTATTCTATCTCTTACGTCCACGTTTTCTGGAATTGCCTTTACATCTTCTATTACAGCTTTAATTGATAAAGGAAGAATTCAGAGAGCAATGTCTTTAAACCAAATGGCGGTATCATTTGCCTCAATAGGGAGTCCTGCAGTAGGTGGGATGTTATACGGTACGGTTTCTATCCCAGTTTTCCTAATCATTTATATTGTTGCCTCTACCATTGCAGTAATTCTCGAATCCACTATGGATTTCAAACTTTTTGCATCAGTGAAAGATAACATTCACGACAAAAAAGAAACAATGTGGCAAAGCATGAAGGCGGGGTTAGGATATTTGAAATTGCAACCAATCATTTTAGTTATCATGTGGCTAGGGCTAATGGTTAACTTCTTGTTTGGTGCATTTGAAGTAGGATACTCGTTCATTCTTATTGAAAAGTTAAAGATAGAAGCGCAACATTTCGGATTTACACAAGGAGCTTTTTCGTTAGGAATGATTCTAATGTCCATATACTTCTCGATTAGAAAAGAAATCCGTTTTCCGATGCTAGTATCAAAGTGGGGTATCGTCTCAATAGGATTCATTATCGCATCGGTATCCATCCCATTAGTTCTAGATTTAAGCTATGGTCTTATCGTTGGCTTTTATATGATTCTTATGTTTACTTTTGGCTCGTGCATAATGTTAATAAACACACCGTTGCAAGTGATGCTGCAAAAAACAATCGATGATGACTACAAAGGCCGTGTATTCTCCATCATTGAAACAATGTCAATGGCCTTAATGCCACTCGGAATGGTGTTATACGGATTCCTTTACGATATCCTCCCAGCTCAATGGGTACTTATCGTATCAGCAGTTCTTCTTATCACCCTTACACTTATCCTAGCAAGGCCATCTGTTGTACGCACTTTGCACCCTGAACTAGAGCAGGAAACTAAGCAAGTGTTGAAGAGTGTTGGATGA
- a CDS encoding helix-turn-helix domain-containing protein has product MLGERIRKLRKQKKLTLEGLAGKKLTKGMLSLIENNKAQPSMESLTYIAEQLEVDIAELVGGANTEHVQDMLDQAEKLFSSEDKEVKYKKLLDLISVEDLSQGYEAARLLELYSYAMYWEKKEGWQPYLDQAAKLFDELNISSNRASIGIFRATTKFVEHDYQGALDIFVKEREELEAKHLHLEPLTKLELDYHEAGLLFAVGKEENATEVMERAIQFSREKRIFYLVDDLYRLAAAYSMVAENHEKREYYLKKLRQYGEFADHASSILFYHLLNIMTLISEKKEYEKALQVADNSLAAIPVLYEPYFVLERGKALFYLGRYEEALEAFEKVVPPDIHHPIDLSFFYVIDCYKALIKYEFGETLEAVRLAENSVENFKSIPPSLYKKFSMDVLEIVKKE; this is encoded by the coding sequence ATGCTTGGTGAACGGATAAGAAAATTGAGAAAGCAGAAAAAGCTTACATTAGAGGGGCTAGCAGGAAAAAAATTAACGAAAGGTATGCTAAGCCTTATTGAAAATAATAAAGCACAGCCATCGATGGAAAGTTTGACTTATATTGCGGAGCAGCTGGAAGTGGATATAGCTGAGTTAGTCGGTGGGGCCAATACAGAACATGTACAAGATATGTTAGATCAGGCGGAAAAGCTGTTTAGTAGTGAAGATAAAGAGGTGAAGTATAAAAAATTATTGGATCTTATTTCAGTAGAAGACCTCTCACAAGGTTATGAAGCGGCGCGGTTGCTTGAATTATATAGTTACGCTATGTATTGGGAAAAAAAAGAAGGGTGGCAGCCTTATTTGGATCAAGCAGCAAAGCTCTTTGATGAGCTTAATATTTCTTCCAACCGGGCTTCTATAGGTATTTTCCGGGCGACAACAAAATTTGTGGAGCATGACTACCAAGGTGCATTGGACATTTTTGTAAAAGAAAGAGAAGAACTGGAAGCGAAGCATTTACACTTGGAACCATTAACAAAGTTAGAGCTCGATTATCATGAGGCTGGACTACTTTTTGCGGTAGGAAAAGAAGAGAATGCTACGGAAGTGATGGAGCGAGCAATTCAATTCTCAAGAGAAAAGCGAATCTTTTACTTAGTGGATGATTTATACAGATTAGCTGCAGCGTATTCAATGGTTGCAGAAAATCATGAGAAGCGAGAATATTATTTAAAAAAATTAAGACAATATGGAGAATTTGCTGACCATGCTTCTAGCATACTGTTTTATCATTTGTTAAATATAATGACTTTAATTTCAGAAAAGAAGGAGTATGAAAAAGCTTTACAAGTCGCGGATAATTCATTAGCTGCTATTCCAGTCTTGTATGAACCTTATTTTGTACTAGAGCGTGGAAAAGCATTATTTTATCTAGGTAGATATGAAGAGGCGTTAGAAGCTTTTGAAAAAGTCGTGCCACCAGATATTCATCATCCGATTGATTTATCCTTCTTTTATGTGATTGATTGCTATAAGGCGTTGATAAAGTATGAATTTGGAGAAACATTAGAGGCTGTTAGATTAGCAGAAAATTCTGTTGAGAATTTCAAGTCGATACCGCCTTCGCTTTACAAAAAATTCAGCATGGACGTATTGGAGATAGTGAAGAAGGAGTGA
- a CDS encoding alpha/beta hydrolase produces MKKKLIIYSSIVLVILLVAYGAIGNYFYNYALNAQDEKEFMEDNPHLQESVAVMADVAEAAEQADNQFKLDHPPTETSIISNDKKQLKLQGYIYENEEANSKWAIVAHGYTSRASSMTRYIRNFHEQGYNVLAPDLRGHGNSEGNYIGMGWHDRLDMLQWIDEIIQKDPNAEIVLFGVSMGGATVMMASGEELPSNVKVIVQDCGYSSVSDVFTYQLDDLFGLPPFPVLNAANTVTNIRAGYDLFEASAVNQVAKSKTPILFIHGDEDTFVPYEMLYEVYEAATVEKEKLIIKGAGHGDAEKVDPETYWNTVWSFIGKFM; encoded by the coding sequence ATGAAAAAGAAACTAATTATATACTCGTCTATTGTTCTAGTAATTTTACTCGTTGCATACGGTGCTATCGGAAACTATTTTTACAATTATGCTTTAAATGCCCAAGACGAAAAAGAGTTTATGGAAGACAATCCACATTTACAAGAAAGTGTGGCGGTTATGGCTGACGTTGCGGAGGCAGCAGAGCAAGCCGATAATCAATTTAAATTAGACCACCCACCAACAGAAACATCCATTATCTCTAACGACAAAAAACAATTAAAACTACAAGGTTACATTTATGAAAATGAAGAAGCCAACTCAAAATGGGCAATTGTTGCACATGGATATACGAGTAGAGCATCCAGCATGACAAGATACATCCGCAATTTCCATGAACAAGGCTATAATGTGTTAGCTCCAGATCTCAGAGGTCATGGCAACAGTGAAGGGAACTATATCGGAATGGGCTGGCATGACAGGTTGGACATGCTACAATGGATTGACGAAATCATTCAAAAAGACCCAAATGCCGAAATTGTGTTATTCGGAGTTTCAATGGGTGGAGCTACAGTCATGATGGCATCCGGAGAAGAGCTACCTTCCAACGTTAAAGTAATTGTACAAGACTGTGGTTACTCTTCTGTTAGCGATGTATTCACCTACCAACTCGATGACCTATTCGGACTACCGCCATTTCCGGTACTGAACGCAGCCAATACTGTAACAAATATACGTGCAGGATATGACCTTTTCGAAGCGTCTGCCGTCAACCAAGTGGCAAAAAGCAAAACACCAATCCTCTTCATCCACGGAGATGAAGACACGTTCGTTCCATATGAAATGTTATACGAAGTGTATGAAGCGGCAACAGTAGAAAAAGAAAAACTTATCATTAAAGGCGCAGGCCACGGGGATGCAGAAAAAGTAGACCCAGAAACATATTGGAACACAGTATGGAGCTTTATAGGAAAATTCATGTAA
- a CDS encoding DUF4064 domain-containing protein, with translation MKRSTEMILAVIGIVLSGLLSMIGFLVNSLATNSDFQDSMKDELAADPALAAEDLEGFFGMIESVGPTLIIVGIVSLILGLVGTWAIKGNKKPILAGIALILAAVVITVGTVGFGFLPGLLFLIAGIMCFVRKPKVVTPEV, from the coding sequence TTGAAGCGTTCAACAGAAATGATTTTGGCAGTTATTGGTATTGTCTTGAGTGGGCTTTTATCCATGATTGGATTTTTGGTAAATAGCCTTGCAACAAACTCAGACTTTCAAGATTCAATGAAGGATGAACTAGCAGCTGATCCTGCTTTAGCAGCAGAAGATTTAGAAGGTTTCTTCGGCATGATTGAGTCTGTAGGGCCTACGCTTATTATTGTTGGAATTGTGTCACTTATTTTAGGATTAGTTGGTACTTGGGCGATAAAAGGCAATAAAAAACCTATTCTTGCAGGTATCGCTCTTATTCTTGCAGCAGTTGTCATAACAGTTGGAACAGTTGGATTTGGGTTCTTACCTGGTTTACTTTTCTTGATTGCAGGAATCATGTGTTTCGTTAGGAAACCTAAGGTAGTAACTCCGGAAGTTTGA
- a CDS encoding RNA polymerase sigma factor, translating to MEGEWTKQKLNEWYGNYSDEIYRYVLMMTGDQELAKDLTHDTFIKAYLNLDSYRGDTSERNWLYKIARNAAYDEFRKRKSFRFVMETFAANLTSTDYIPEQVTQQGEYETQVYRSLQKIKRSYRDVIILRKVKELSIRETADILNWNEGKVKTTLHRALEALKKQMKKEGYNHET from the coding sequence GTGGAAGGAGAATGGACAAAACAAAAGCTAAACGAATGGTACGGCAATTACAGCGATGAAATTTATCGCTATGTTCTGATGATGACCGGTGATCAAGAACTAGCGAAAGATTTGACGCATGACACATTTATTAAAGCATATCTAAATCTTGATAGTTACAGAGGAGATACAAGTGAACGAAACTGGCTGTATAAAATTGCACGGAATGCAGCGTATGATGAGTTTCGTAAAAGAAAGTCATTTCGATTTGTGATGGAAACGTTTGCTGCAAATCTAACTTCAACGGATTATATCCCTGAACAGGTAACCCAGCAAGGTGAATATGAAACACAAGTGTACCGTTCTCTTCAAAAGATAAAGAGGTCTTATCGTGATGTCATTATATTGAGAAAAGTAAAAGAGCTATCGATTCGTGAGACTGCAGATATTTTAAATTGGAACGAAGGAAAAGTAAAAACTACGTTACACAGAGCGTTAGAAGCCTTGAAGAAACAAATGAAAAAGGAGGGCTATAACCATGAAACATGA
- a CDS encoding AraC family transcriptional regulator yields MDYEIHIKRTIDYIEENLHEDISLENLAEIACFSPYHFHRIFQALVGESVMEYVRKRRLTYAAERLYYSNEKVLDIAIEVGFQYQVSFNRSFKKVFGVSPVQYRNAKSLSGPLRGKAYLHPKQLTGGSTMELKFVTKPAFHIIGYELKTKTEDGQNNKDIPVFWQHYIQNDLGSKIPGPIKKYEELGICSDFCSETGEFVYVIGKEVANGAEAPEGMSYRSYPEQEYAVFTTPKATDETFSSAIQSTWQHIFAEWFPHSDYEYSGVVDFELYDERCFGAEKVMDIYIPVKKKNA; encoded by the coding sequence ATGGACTATGAGATTCATATTAAGCGGACGATTGATTATATTGAAGAAAATTTGCATGAAGATATCTCATTAGAGAACTTAGCAGAGATTGCATGTTTTTCTCCATATCATTTTCATCGAATTTTTCAAGCGTTGGTTGGGGAATCGGTGATGGAGTATGTAAGAAAACGAAGGCTTACATATGCTGCAGAACGATTATATTATTCTAATGAAAAGGTATTAGATATCGCTATAGAAGTAGGATTTCAATACCAAGTGTCATTTAATCGGTCGTTTAAAAAAGTATTCGGTGTGTCACCGGTACAATATCGAAATGCTAAATCACTTTCAGGACCCTTACGTGGAAAAGCCTATCTACATCCAAAACAGTTAACAGGAGGAAGTACAATGGAACTAAAATTTGTTACGAAACCTGCATTTCACATCATTGGATACGAACTTAAAACAAAAACAGAAGACGGTCAGAACAATAAAGATATCCCGGTATTTTGGCAACATTACATTCAAAACGATTTAGGCTCAAAAATTCCTGGTCCAATTAAAAAATATGAAGAGCTTGGTATTTGTTCTGACTTTTGCTCGGAAACTGGTGAATTTGTTTATGTAATCGGAAAAGAAGTAGCTAACGGCGCAGAAGCACCTGAAGGAATGTCGTATAGAAGTTATCCTGAGCAAGAGTATGCAGTATTTACTACGCCAAAGGCAACGGATGAGACTTTCTCATCTGCCATTCAATCCACTTGGCAACATATCTTTGCTGAATGGTTCCCTCATTCAGATTATGAATATAGTGGAGTTGTAGACTTTGAGTTATATGATGAAAGGTGCTTTGGCGCTGAAAAAGTAATGGACATCTATATTCCTGTTAAGAAAAAGAATGCATAA
- a CDS encoding cupin domain-containing protein: MHHSHYLYPYQSFYSYQPSQQPYYVNVPNYERQLGHWTHPYVNNSYHQYYCHRYSNENGGIALQDYGPNPFVVDINKATLQNDTFRTALWTGSQFQITLMSLNVGEDIGLEMHPDVDQFLRIEQGEGIVQMGNRADNLTLQQEVYDDYSIVIPAGAWHNLTNTGSTPLKLYSIYAPPNHPFGTVHATKAEAEAAEEHEHTNGNTVVFGKTPDEWVKYTEFLVEEGLEDVQRGINATHILQEFILMGVLVGKGYSPEEAYETVERWEQTGESKLLQQSKNM; the protein is encoded by the coding sequence ATGCACCACTCTCATTATTTGTATCCGTATCAAAGCTTTTACTCGTATCAACCGTCTCAACAGCCTTATTATGTGAATGTTCCTAACTATGAAAGACAGTTAGGCCACTGGACTCACCCTTATGTAAACAACTCTTATCACCAATACTATTGCCACCGTTATTCGAACGAAAATGGAGGTATAGCATTACAAGATTACGGCCCAAATCCGTTTGTTGTGGATATCAATAAAGCAACGCTACAAAATGATACTTTCCGTACAGCCTTATGGACAGGGTCACAATTTCAAATTACATTGATGAGCCTTAATGTTGGCGAAGACATTGGATTAGAAATGCATCCTGATGTTGATCAATTTTTACGAATTGAACAAGGAGAAGGAATTGTTCAGATGGGGAATAGAGCAGATAACTTAACGCTACAGCAAGAAGTTTATGATGATTATTCCATCGTTATCCCTGCCGGAGCTTGGCACAATCTAACTAATACAGGTAGTACGCCACTGAAACTTTATTCCATTTACGCACCGCCAAACCACCCGTTCGGTACTGTTCACGCAACGAAAGCTGAGGCTGAGGCTGCGGAAGAGCATGAGCATACAAATGGTAACACCGTTGTTTTTGGCAAAACTCCAGATGAATGGGTGAAGTACACAGAGTTTTTGGTAGAAGAAGGGTTAGAGGATGTGCAAAGAGGAATAAATGCTACGCACATTCTTCAAGAATTTATTCTAATGGGCGTTCTAGTAGGCAAGGGCTACTCCCCAGAAGAAGCATACGAAACAGTTGAACGCTGGGAACAAACAGGAGAATCGAAACTTCTTCAGCAAAGTAAGAATATGTAG
- a CDS encoding M48 family metallopeptidase, protein MIHTYSGETIHFEIKYKNRTSIAIHMDGYGNVEVHAPKGTPDEKVIQLLEEKWDLIQQKSKEMKDRLLGQQEKAYNQEESVLFLGKTFPVKIIQDTTIQQDYAMFDEKHINVYVKQAEDEKIKQALKRFYYQECKALVEKSIKHYQSNFKVKPRSIRISDSKTTWGTCDSQLKLTFNWRLAMAPIKVIDYVVVHEMCHMVHLNHDRSFWRLVGKISPDYKEQESWLAQSSWKMTV, encoded by the coding sequence ATGATACATACTTATTCCGGAGAAACAATTCATTTTGAGATAAAGTACAAAAATCGGACATCCATTGCAATTCATATGGACGGCTATGGAAATGTGGAAGTCCATGCTCCTAAAGGTACGCCAGATGAAAAAGTGATTCAATTGTTAGAAGAAAAATGGGATCTGATTCAGCAAAAATCAAAGGAAATGAAGGATAGACTGCTTGGGCAGCAGGAGAAGGCCTATAATCAAGAGGAAAGTGTTCTTTTTTTAGGGAAAACGTTTCCTGTAAAAATTATTCAAGATACTACCATTCAACAAGACTATGCCATGTTTGACGAAAAACATATAAATGTATATGTGAAACAGGCGGAGGACGAAAAGATAAAACAAGCCTTAAAGCGGTTCTATTATCAAGAATGTAAGGCTTTAGTAGAGAAAAGTATCAAACACTATCAAAGTAACTTTAAAGTAAAACCTCGCTCTATCCGTATTTCTGATAGTAAAACTACGTGGGGAACTTGTGATTCCCAATTAAAGTTAACGTTTAATTGGAGGCTGGCAATGGCCCCGATTAAAGTGATTGATTATGTAGTTGTCCATGAAATGTGTCATATGGTGCATCTGAATCACGACCGTTCCTTCTGGCGCCTTGTCGGAAAAATATCACCAGACTATAAAGAGCAGGAAAGTTGGTTAGCGCAGTCAAGTTGGAAAATGACTGTTTAA